A stretch of Acidobacteriota bacterium DNA encodes these proteins:
- a CDS encoding sodium:solute symporter family protein, whose product MNEILWPLVALYLIVVVGIGVWSAKRRVSTYEDMTVAGRSVGPWLIGCSVAATWINGVTLITITGFGKSFGLSSYWHTSAVGIGTLWIGIFLIPRMWKLRVITTPQILERFFGPTHRLVALGVAMLRDFGATAGTIGATAIVTSAALDISLFTALVLTYFITVLYVALGGMWAVLLTDTIQFFIIVLGTVLLLVLSIVNLGGLGAMVEKVDEPALFSFTGNFEALEILGWFSMGFFLACGYQSLAQRAFSASSAGVARRGFIYGGFLTILWYIIPALLGVAGIAFFGKEVEADQVFLNLSGQMAGPYLGSIIFIAILSANMSTLSSTIGTMGSNVTVDIYQRFIDPKAGASRMLLVSRLSILLTAVLACVTYYYIPLLLELFFAGGRLVAGSLSPVLIAVLLFPSMRRKSRTVLAALAVSAAVVIVSQAVTPRELKAGASFFVWALDPVLMGVLVSTVVLVVGKRLERSNDLQSQPSRSQ is encoded by the coding sequence CGACCTATGAGGACATGACCGTCGCCGGCCGGAGCGTGGGTCCCTGGCTCATCGGCTGTTCGGTGGCGGCGACCTGGATCAACGGCGTCACCCTCATCACCATCACCGGTTTCGGCAAAAGCTTCGGCCTCAGTTCCTATTGGCACACCAGCGCCGTGGGAATCGGCACCTTGTGGATCGGGATCTTTCTCATTCCCCGGATGTGGAAGCTCCGGGTCATCACCACTCCCCAGATCCTGGAGCGCTTCTTCGGTCCGACCCATCGCCTGGTGGCGCTGGGGGTGGCGATGCTGCGGGATTTCGGCGCCACGGCGGGAACCATCGGGGCCACGGCCATCGTGACATCGGCGGCGCTCGACATAAGTCTCTTCACCGCCCTGGTCCTGACCTATTTCATCACCGTCCTCTACGTGGCCCTGGGAGGGATGTGGGCAGTACTGCTCACCGACACGATCCAGTTCTTCATCATCGTGCTGGGGACGGTGCTGCTTCTCGTCCTGTCCATCGTGAATCTGGGGGGTCTCGGGGCCATGGTGGAGAAAGTCGATGAGCCGGCGCTCTTCTCCTTCACGGGGAACTTCGAGGCGCTGGAGATCCTGGGCTGGTTCTCCATGGGCTTCTTCCTGGCCTGCGGGTACCAGAGCCTGGCGCAGAGGGCCTTTTCCGCATCCAGCGCCGGGGTGGCGCGCCGGGGGTTCATCTATGGCGGGTTCCTGACCATCCTGTGGTACATCATCCCGGCCCTGCTGGGGGTTGCCGGGATCGCTTTCTTCGGCAAGGAGGTCGAAGCCGATCAGGTCTTCCTGAACCTCTCCGGTCAGATGGCCGGGCCCTATCTGGGAAGCATCATTTTCATCGCCATCCTGAGCGCCAACATGTCGACCTTGAGCTCCACCATCGGGACCATGGGGTCGAACGTGACCGTGGACATCTACCAGAGGTTCATCGATCCCAAGGCCGGCGCGTCCCGGATGCTCCTGGTGTCCCGTTTGAGCATCTTGCTGACGGCCGTTCTGGCGTGCGTCACCTACTACTACATACCGCTTCTGCTGGAGCTGTTCTTTGCCGGGGGCCGGCTGGTGGCGGGCTCGCTGTCGCCGGTCCTGATCGCCGTCCTGCTCTTTCCGTCCATGCGCAGGAAGTCCCGGACGGTGCTGGCTGCCCTGGCGGTCAGTGCGGCGGTGGTCATCGTCTCGCAGGCCGTCACGCCCCGGGAGCTGAAGGCGGGCGCCAGCTTCTTCGTCTGGGCCCTCGACCCGGTGCTCATGGGCGTGTTGGTGTCCACCGTGGTCCTGGTGGTCGGAAAACGGCTGGAGAGGAGCAACGATTTGCAATCCCAACCGTCCCGCAGTCAATAA